One Glycine max cultivar Williams 82 chromosome 6, Glycine_max_v4.0, whole genome shotgun sequence DNA segment encodes these proteins:
- the LOC106798965 gene encoding zinc finger BED domain-containing protein RICESLEEPER 2-like codes for MKIYENERATTLKLLDSLDGRVAITSDMWTSTSQKRGYMAITAHYVDGCWNLQSQILRFIYVPAPHTSDRLCNVLTDCLMDWNIDTKLSTITLDNCTTNDAMIDKIKDKLHLGSLLRDGSLLHMRCCAHILNLIVKDGLEVVKEGVENIRDSVAYWTATPKRKEKFEETAKQLRNPYTKNLALDCPTRWNSTYKMLEIAIGYEDVFCRLKQRESQYTCLPSTLQWQFAKDICGRLKLFNTITELFSSTKHPTANLYFPNICEIKLAIKQWITSPNPMIQQMAKNMMIKFDKYWGVIHNVMGVATVLDPRYKMELLEYYYEKLYEHDSFTQVRGIQQLCYDLVSDYQMKMNKGSFGSNVGDVTGSEVVGDALSEYDRFIIRKKRARSSYVKSELDHYLEEDVLPRAVDFDILMWWKFNGVKYPTLQAIAKDILAIPISTVASESAFSTSGQVLSPHRSRLQWTTLEALMCARSWLWSAENTGKVLFIYVVKLIFVFIQELILVMYFYRFYEL; via the exons ATGAAAATCTATGAGAATGAACGAGCAACAACTTTGAAGTTGTTGGATAGTCTTGATGGAAGAGTGGCCATTACATCAGACATGTGGACTTCAACAAGTCAGAAGAGGGGGTATATGGCTATTACAGCTCATTACGTTGATGGTTGTTGGAACTTACAAAGTCAAATTTTGAg GTTCATCTATGTTCCTGCTCCTCATACAAGTGATAGACTTTGCAATGTATTGACTGACTGTTTGATGGATTGGAATATTGACACAAAACTGTCCACTATCACCCTAGATAATTGTACCACAAATGATGCtatgattgataaaattaaggataaattgcACTTAGGTAGTTTGCTTAGGGATGGATCTTTACTTCACATGCGTTGTTGTGCTCACATCCTTAATTTGATAGTAAAAGATGGGTTGGAAGTGGTGAAAGAAGGTGTAGAAAATATTCGAGATAGTGTAGCATATTGGACAGCAACACCCAAGAGGAAGGAAAAATTTGAGGAAACGGCTAAACAATTGAGAAACCCTTACACTAAAAATTTGGCATTAGACTGTCCAACTAGATGGAACTCAACTTATAAAATGCTTGAAATTGCCATAGGATATGAGGATGTATTTTGTCGATTAAAGCAACGAGAGTCTCAATATACTTGTTTGCCAAGTACTTTACAGTGGCAATTTGCAAAGGATATTTGTGGGAGATTGAAGTTGTTCAATACTATCACTGAATTATTTTCTTCTACTAAACATCCAACTGCTAATTTGTATTTTCCAAATATATGTGAGATTAAGTTGGCAATCAAACAATGGATTACCTCTCCTAACCCAATGATTCAACAAATGGCAAAAAAtatgatgatcaaatttgataaatattgggGTGTGATTCATAATGTGATGGGAGTTGCCACTGTTTTAGATCCTAGGTACAAGATGGAGTTGCTTGagtattattatgaaaaattgtatGAGCATGACTCTTTTACTCAAGTGAGGGGCATTCAACAATTGTGTTATGACTTAGTTTCTGATTACCAAATGAAAATGAACAAAGGCTCTTTTGGTAGTAATGTTGGTGATGTTACTGGTAGTGAAGTTGTTGGTGATGCATTATCTGAGTATGATAgatttataataagaaaaaaaagggctAGAAGTTCTTATGTTAAATCAGAGTTAGACCACTATTTAGAAGAAGATGTTTTACCAAGAGCTGTTGACTTTGATATTTTGATGTGGTGGAAGTTTAATGGTGTCAAGTATCCAACACTTCAAGCAATTGCTAAGGATATATTAGCTATTCCAATATCTACCGTAGCTTCAGAATCTGCATTTAGCACTAGTGGTCAAGTATTAAGCCCACATCGTAGTAGACTTCAATGGACTACTTTAGAGGCTTTAATGTGCGCTAGAAGTTGGTTGTGGAGTGCTGAAAATACGGGTAAAGTTTTATTCATATATGTTGTTAAATTGATATTTGTGTTTATTCAAGAACTAATACTAGTAATGTATTTTTATAGGTTCTACGAGCTATAA
- the LOC121175017 gene encoding zinc finger BED domain-containing protein RICESLEEPER 1-like, translating to MEDISFSPEGIYPISSPINESPSPSPSPIDQTHSPIQVDLAPSPSPVNVDHTPSPHEDEVNNVEAQGGICRLKSKIWQHFKKIKVNGLDKAECKYCKKLLGGKSKNGTKHLWQHNEICVQYKIFMRGMKGQTFLTPKVVQGKQELGAGTYDAERAREELAKAIIMHEYPLSIVDHLGFRRYSAALQPVF from the coding sequence atggaagatATTAGTTTTTCACCAGAAGGAATTTACCCTATTTCTTCACCAATTAATGAGTCTCCTTCTCCTTCACCTTCACCAATTGATCAAACTCATTCACCTATTCAAGTTGATCTTGCACCTTCTCCTTCACCTGTTAATGTTGATCATACTCCTTCACCTCATGAAGATGAAGTTAATAATGTGGAGGCACAAGGAGGAATATGTAGGCTGAAAAGTAAGATTTGGCagcatttcaaaaaaattaaagttaatggTTTGGACAAGGCTGAATGCAAGTATTGTAAGAAACTTCTTGGTGGAAAATCAAAAAATGGAACCAAGCATTTGTGGCAGCATAATGAGATTTGTGTTCAATACAAGATTTTTATGAGAGGGATGAAAGGCCAAACATTTCTTACCCCTAAGGTCGTGCAAGGAAAACAAGAGTTGGGTGCGGGAACTTATGATGCAGAACGTGCAAGGGAAGAGTTGGCAAAAGCAATTATTATGCATGAGTACCCACTATCAATTGTTGATCACCTTGGCTTTAGGAGATACTCTGCTGCCCTCCAACCTGTGTTTTAG